Within the Nomia melanderi isolate GNS246 unplaced genomic scaffold, iyNomMela1 scaffold0654, whole genome shotgun sequence genome, the region CTGGCCCAGAAATGTCGCTTGACCTTCTGGATGTGTTGCCAGGTGGACAGCCGGTTCGTCGGTGTTCCGCTGAAATCAATCTCAGCAAGACTCGTAAAGGAATCACCGATCAGGAAATGGCCGGGAGTCAGGGCGGACGGATCATTGGGATCCGCGGATAGGTGGGTGAAAGGACGCGATTTGAGGATGGCCTCGACTTCGATTACGAACGTGTTGAATTGTTTGAGGGTGAACAATTCGTCGCCTACAACCCGTTTCACGTGATGTTTGAAGCACTTCACTGCGGCTTCCCATAGGCCACCGAAATGTGGCGATAAGGCTGGCATGAAGTGCCAGGAGATCGCGTTGTCCGTTATGAATCGCCGCAGTTGCTCGTCCTTTGAGAGTGATTGCTATAATGCCTTGAGTTCGTTGTCGGCTCCGACAAAATTCGTGCCATTGTCGGAATAGACGTTACGACATAGCCCCCTCCGTGCTATGAACCGTTTTAGGGCCGCGATGAATCCCTCGGTGGTCAGGTCGCCGGCTACTTCGAGGTGAACGGCCTTCGTCGCGAAGCAGGTAAAAACTGCAACGTATACCTTGATTCGGGTCCGATTTCGGAAGCGCCGCTCCTTGACCCAGAACGGACCGCAATAATCTACGCCGCAGTTGTAAAATGGCCGAGCGGCGGTGACGCGCGTCGCAGGTAGGTTTCCCATGACATAATCCACGGCAGGTGGATTAAGTCGGAGACACCTGACGTAGCGCCGGATGATCTTGCGCGTTGTGTTTCTCCCATCAATGGGCCAATACGTTTGCCGTACGTTGCAAAGCGTTGCCGTGATACCTGCGTGGTGGTGTCGCGCATGCATCTCGCGTATAATTAGGTCCGTCACGTGATGACCCTTAGGTAATAAGATTGGCTGTTTCTTTGCGAAAGGTAACTCGGACCTTTGCAGACGCCCGCCGACGCGCAATAATCCCTTTTCGTCGAGAAATGGTGTAAGGGATCGGAGTTGGCTCTTGGGGTGCAGCCTTCCGGATTCCAGGTCCTTAATATCCCTTTCGAAAGCCGTGGATTGGACCATTTTTACGATGCGGAATTCGTCTTCATGAATTTCCTCGACGGTCAACGGACCAGCGGTGCGATGACGAACACGGAGGCAGTACGCGACGATTCGCGTGAGCCCTTTGATCCACGGGTATCGAGTGAGAATCTCGTCACTCCGACCGATTGAGTTCGCGAGACATGTCACCCCTTTCGTTTCGGGTATCTCGCTCGAGACCGTGTATCTCGAAATTGGCCACCTTGCTTGCTCCGTCGCGAGCCAGTCCGGACCGTGGAGCCACAATGAATTTCGGACGAACTGTGCGGGCATTAGTCTTCTTAAAATCAAGTCGGCCGGATTGTATTCCGACTTGATATGGCGCCACGCGTTTGTCTCGGTTTTGCCCTGTATGTCGGCCACGCGGTTGGCCACGAATGTTAACATACAGGGCTGTGTGTTGATCCAATTCAACACTATTGTGGAATCGGTCCACAAAAATGTCTGATGGATCTTAACCGAAATCGCCCGTTGGATGGAGGTGACTGAGGACGCTAGAAGCACGGCACCGCACAGCTCTAGACGTTCGAGCGTAACCGTCTTGAGTGGTGCAACGCGGGATTTCGCGCAGAGCAGGTGTGTTTCGACGCGTCCTACATCGTCTATCGTATGCACGTACACGCGGGCTCCGTATGCGCGTTCGCTGGAATCACAGAATCCGTGGAGTTCGAGACGTTGGTGGTTCCTCAGGGTCACGCAGCGGTTGAACTCGATGTCGTTTAGTTCATTAAGTTGCGCTGCGTATGTGGTCCACTCCGTGTAAAGGCTGGCGGGAAGCGATTCGTCCCAGTCGATCTTCAATTGCCATAGACGTTGCATTAGAATCTTGGCGATAATGGTGACGGGTCCAAGAAGTCCTAATGGATCGAATATTTTGGCGATCGTTGACAAGATGGTCCGTTTGCTGACCTTGCCAACGACTTGAATTTCGACCGCATAACGAATCGCATCGTTCCTGGCGTCCCAGGATATTCCCGACGCCTTCATCGTTGTGTCATCGCCGAGGATCTTCGGGTGGATTTGGTCTTCGCGGAGTCCCTTAAGAAGGGCGGGTTCGTTCGACGCCCATTGACGAATGTTCAATCCACCCCGTTGAAGAAGCTCGCCGATTTGATGTTGGATGTGCCTCGCTTCCTCCACTGTGTCGGCGTCCGTGAGGAGATCATCGACGTCTGGATCTCGTTTGATGATCCCTGCTGCTTCCGGATGTGCGTTGCCCTCATCATCTTGGAATGCGACCCGTTTTTCAAGACGGCCATCGAACCTTGGTAGATCGATTTTTGGCAAATGGACCCCGATCGCGGACGACGTTGTTGAGGACGCGGGAGAATTGTTCACGCTTTTTGTCGCCGTTGGTGGTTGCCTGCCTGCTTGCTCCGCGTCTTGTAGCATCGTGATGGCCGTCGCGATGACGTCATCGTACTGCTCTGTAACCGCTTCTCGTTCCGCTTCCGTTTGCTCGAACTCCTCGATGAGCCCCAGCTGGTCTTGGATATCGTTGAAATTATCGAAAAGCTTTCGCAGCCTCTCGACGCGTTCACGGAGTTTTACGCGTTCCTTCGCGGAATCTTGATACGTCTCTAGCGCGTTGTTAAGGGACGTAATTTGCGACTTGAACGCGCGGCGTTTGTTTTTTAGTAGGCGGACCGTTTGTGCTTGATTTGCGCTCGACTCGTTCATTGACGCGTTCGCCATTTCGATGGTAAGAAGTCGAGACGTGGGAAAGTGCAATCAAGGATATCGTACGAGAGGATTCGATCGGTAAATCTTGACGAGCCTACCTTGACTGATGCGGAGGACGTGTTTGTTCGTAGACTTCCCGCAACAGATTGGACTCGTCGTTCCTCGCTCCGTGGCCTGCTGCTCGGCTGCTTTGGAGTCGTGTCGTTCGTCCAATCTGGATTCTCGCCGTTAGACCTTGAATTGGACGGTTGACAGCTTCCGTTGGATCCACTTATGCACTGTATTTTCACAAACGCGGGTCCGACTCGAGGGACCAAAATGTGTTCTGTGAAACTCCGGCTAGtacatccggctcgaaggaccaaaaatgtacCTCCGGCTAGtacatccggctcgaaggaccaaaataTGTACCTCCGGCTAGtacatccggctcgaaggaccaaaaatatgtaccgtcacagatccggctcgaaggaccaacaaatgttgcgtagtagatccggctcgagataccgaaaaatgcgacgtcgcacgtacacgaatactaacgcggattaaattcctcggctggggttgtaaatcccagctttaactttaggtctcgttaatactcgcgacgcgtcgatttacgaatttcttcagaaatcgactgattcaattctgatctccgactggttgagatcagatcactagttgcagttgtcccgaacgatggactgactactgtttgaatgaatgaatgatttcTTGAGATGATCGAAAAAACCTCGTgtgtcgtcactccgaacgattgagcgacttatgtgtcccgaacgatggactgaacgttgtatAAGCGAAAATTCCTTTGAGAtatgtcactccgaacgattgagtgaaAAAAAACCTGAGatattgtcactccgaacgattgagcgaaaaaacctttcgagtgcgatcctgtaggtgtttttatacgacacctacaggtttgtgtcgagtgcgctgattgggaaattgaaaatacccaatcagcacataattccaaaaatcgggggcgtcttggacgacgccccttggccagccctcttggtgcaagggtgagggcaatggccacgtgcgagggatcctcgaagatttgccgatgccttggaaatttcctccaagttgacgcatggctagcggaaccgttacgaacgaggttcgcgtcgacccttcggaaattcccggtttatgatatggtcggttgtctgtacgaacgacaaaaattccaaaactattgtctggagatgcgcggatttactaaatgattttctcatggtttagggtgcgattgccccttgtaactaaaataaataaactgagttcgaaaaaagctaatcccgaaagtaaatttgttggcacgtccatatcataaacgaaccttcgagaattttctccgttttgttccgcgtcggacggaacaactatcaaaactatataaacttatataaaactctattgaactatataaaactctattgaactatataaaactatataaaactatataaaactatataactatataaaactatataaaactaacaaaactgtataaaactatataaaactatataaaactatataaaactatataaaactatatataactaacaaaactatataaaactatataaaactctataaaactatataaaactatataaaactatataaaactatataaaactaacaaaactgtattaaactatataaaactctataaaactatataaaaccatataaaactatataaaactatataaaactaacaaaactatataagcctatataaaactctatagaactatataaaactatacaaagctatataaaaatatatggaactaacaaaactatataaaactatataaaactttataagactctataaaactatataaaaatatataaaactatataaaactctgtaaaactatataaaactacttaaaactatataaaaatatataaaactaagaaaactatataaaactatataaaaccatataaaactctataaaagtatataaaactatataaaactaccaaaactatataagactatataaaactatataaaacgatgtaatactaataaaactatataaaactgtataaacctatataaaactatataaaactacataaaactatataaaactctataaaactatataaaattatataaaaccaacaaaactatataaaactatctgaaactctataaaactatataaaactatataaaactctataaaactatataaaactatataaaaccaacaaaactatataaaactatataaaaccatatgaaactaataaaaccatataaaactatgtagtagtatataaaactatttaaaactatataaaactaacaaaactatataatactatataaaactttataaaactaacaaaactatataaaactatccaaaaatatatataaaactatataaaactgtataaagctatataaaactattaaaactatgtaaaactatataatactatataaaactaataaaactatataaaactatatacaactatatacaactatataaaactatataaaactaacaaaactatataaaagtaacaaaactatataaaactatataaaactatataaaactctataaaactatataaaactatataaaactatataaaactatataaaactatataaaactataaaaaactatataagactatcaaaactacataaacctatataaaactctatagaacaatataaaactatataaaactgtataaaactgtataaaactatataaaattatataaaactatataaaacaatataaaacaatataaaactatataaaactaataaaactatataaaactatataaaactttataaaactaacaaaactatataaaactatataatattatataaaactataaaaaactatgtgaaactatacaaaactatagaaaactgtataaaactgtataaaacaaaataaaactgtataaaactgtatagaactatataaaactgtgtaaaaatatatgaagctatgtaaaacaataaaaaactatataaaacagtatgaaaatgtataaaactatatagaactatataaaactaacaaaactatataaaactatataaaactatataaaattatataaagccatagaaagctatataaatgtatgtaaacctatataaaactataaataactaataaaattatgtaaaactagaaataactatataatactatataagactatatataactatataaaactatataatactatatataattatatcaatcaatgtaaagctaacaaaactatataaaactatataaaactatcaaaactatataaacttatataaaactctattgaactatataaaactatataaaactatataaaactatcaaaactatataaacttatataaaactctattgaactatataaaactatataaaactatataaaactatcaaaactatataaacttatataaaactctattgaactatataaaactatataaaactatataaaactatataaaactatataaaactatattaaactataaaaaactatataaaactatataaaactatataaaactaacaaaactatataaaagtaacaaaactatataactatataaaactctataaaactatataacactatataaaactatataaaactatataaaacaaataaaactatataaaactaacaaatctgtataaaactatataaaactctataaaattatataaaaccatataaaactaataaaactatataaaactatataaagctataataaaactaataaaactaataaaactaaataaaactatataaaactgtataaacctatataaaactatataaaactatataaaactatataaaacaatataaaactatataaaacattatggaactgtataaaactatataaaactgtataaaactgtgtaaaaatatataaaactatataaaactatgtaatactatataaaaccatataataccatataaaactatataaaactatataaagcgatagaaagctatataaaacaataaataactaataaaattatgtaaaactagaaacaactatataatactatataaaattatatcaatcaatataaaactaacaaaactatataaaactatataaaactctataaatctatataaaactatataaaactatataaaactatataaaactctataaaactatataaaactctatagaactatataaaactatataaaagtataccaaactataggaaactctataaaactatataaaactatataaaactatataaaactatataaaactatacaaaactctaaaaaactatataaaactaacaaaactatataaaactatataaaactatataaaactctataaaactatataaaactatataaaactatataaaactatatataactaacaaaactatataaaactatataaaactatataaaactatataaaactctataaaactatacaaaaccaacaaaactatataaaactatattaaactatataattccatataaaacaaataaaactatataaaactatgtagtactatgtaaaactatatataactatataaaactagcaaaactatataaaactatataaaactctataaaactatataaaactatataaaactaataaaactatataaaactaacaaagctatataaacctatataaaactctatagaactatataaaactatacaaagctatataaaaatatatggaactaacaaaaccatataaaactatataaaactttataagactctataaaactatataaaactatataaaactatataaaactctgtaaaactatttaaaactacttaaaactatataaaaatatataaaactaagaaaactatgtaaaactatataaaatgatataatactaataaaactatataaaactgtataaacctatataaaactatataaaactatataaaactatataaaacaatataaaactatataaaacattataaaactgtataaaactatataaaattgtataaaactgtgtaaaaataaataaaactatataaaactatataatactatataaaactatataataccatataaaactatataaaactatataaaactctataaaactatataaaactatataaaactatataaacctaacaaaactatataaaactatataaaactatataaaactctataaaactatataaaattatataaaaccaacaaaactgtataaaactatatgaaactctataaaactatataaaactatataaaactctataaaactatataaaactatataaaacaaacaaaactatataatactatataaaactctataaagctaataaaactatataaaactaacaaagctgtataaaactatataaaaccatataaaactatataaaactatataaaactaacaaaactatataaacctatataaaactctatagaactatataaaactatacaaagctatataaaaatatatggaactaacaaaactatataaaactatataaaactttataagaatctataaaactatataaaactatataaaactatataaaactatataaaactatataaaactctgtaaaactatataaaacattataaaactgtata harbors:
- the LOC143176598 gene encoding uncharacterized protein LOC143176598, with the translated sequence MPALSPHFGGLWEAAVKCFKHHVKRVVGDELFTLKQFNTFVIEVEAILKSRPFTHLSADPNDPSALTPGHFLIGDSFTSLAEIDFSGTPTNRLSTWQHIQKVKRHFWARWHKEYIHHLNERHKWTTGTHHIREGTVVVMKEDNLPPLAWHLGRVVATHPGADGVIRAVTVRTSHGTYRRNVRQLAPLPDSESD
- the LOC143176597 gene encoding uncharacterized protein LOC143176597, with protein sequence MANASMNESSANQAQTVRLLKNKRRAFKSQITSLNNALETYQDSAKERVKLRERVERLRKLFDNFNDIQDQLGLIEEFEQTEAEREAVTEQYDDVIATAITMLQDAEQAGRQPPTATKSVNNSPASSTTSSAIGVHLPKIDLPRFDGRLEKRVAFQDDEGNAHPEAAGIIKRDPDVDDLLTDADTVEEARHIQHQIGELLQRGGLNIRQWASNEPALLKGLREDQIHPKILGDDTTMKASGISWDARNDAIRYAVEIQVVGKVSKRTILSTIAKIFDPLGLLGPVTIIAKILMQRLWQLKIDWDESLPASLYTEWTTYAAQLNELNDIEFNRCVTLRNHQRLELHGFCDSSERAYGARVYVHTIDDVGRVETHLLCAKSRVAPLKTVTLERLELCGAVLLASSVTSIQRAISVKIHQTFLWTDSTIVLNWINTQPCMLTFVANRVADIQGKTETNAWRHIKSEYNPADLILRRLMPAQFVRNSLWLHGPDWLATEQARWPISRYTVSSEIPETKGVTCLANSIGRSDEILTRYPWIKGLTRIVAYCLRVRHRTAGPLTVEEIHEDEFRIVKMVQSTAFERDIKDLESGRLHPKSQLRSLTPFLDEKGLLRVGGRLQRSELPFAKKQPILLPKGHHVTDLIIREMHARHHHAGITATLCNVRQTYWPIDGRNTTRKIIRRYVRCLRLNPPAVDYVMGNLPATRVTAARPFYNCGVDYCGPFWVKERRFRNRTRIKVYVAVFTCFATKAVHLEVAGDLTTEGFIAALKRFIARRGLCRNVYSDNGTNFVGADNELKAL